CAGTGGTTCATCATGGAGGTGCAGGAACGACGGCCTCAGTGCTAAGGGCGGGAAAACCTTCGGTGGTAGTCCCATTCTTTGTTGATCAGCCCTTTTGGGGGAGAAGGGTGTCGGAGCTGGGTGTGGGTCCTAAACCGATACCATTTAAAGAGTTAAGTGCTGAACGGTTAGCAACCTCAATCAATATCGCGGTTAACAACACCGAAATTCAGGTGAATGCCACCGAACTGAGTGAAAAAATACGGGCTGAGAAAGGGGTAGCTAATGCCGTAGAACAGATTGAAAACCTCTTATCCCAAGTCCGGTAACGATAAGGTCACCTTGCAGATTTATAACTAGCTTTTTAAAGATTATACAAAATAAATTGTTTTAATTAGTATTAAGAAGTTAGATTTATTATGCTAGCTTTTTTAATATGCATTGTTACTTGATCTTTTTATTCGGAATGTTTTAAATACAATACTTAAGCTGCTATTTCTTAAATGTTATTA
The DNA window shown above is from Thermodesulfobacteriota bacterium and carries:
- a CDS encoding glycosyltransferase is translated as ETVLKALELSNQRGVLLNGWGCLGGVGLPDSVIEIDSAPHSWLFPRMAAVVHHGGAGTTASVLRAGKPSVVVPFFVDQPFWGRRVSELGVGPKPIPFKELSAERLATSINIAVNNTEIQVNATELSEKIRAEKGVANAVEQIENLLSQVR